AACTCTTTCTGATAGGTCAGTATGTTTTCGTTAATCCACATGAGCTTGCGGGTCATTGTGGTGGAAGCTTCAGAGTCAGTACGGTTTTTGCCAATGGAAGCCGGATACCATATTGAGTTTTCGGATGACATGATATCGATAGCCAATGATGGTTTGAACGTTAATCCCTTGGCCAACTTTAATTCGAAGTTAAGACCGCCAACAATGCGATTTTGACTCGTTTCGTTTTTGTATTCGTGAGCGATTCTGACTGGGTTGTCTTGATTGTCAGCCAATGGCGAATCGGTAAGAGTGGGGAATGCGCCGGTTTCGGGATCTCTTGAATCGGTTGCCTTAGTCGGTGCCAGGTTGTACTCTAATGTGGAGAAATATTCTCCATTCGGGAGTTTGACCGGGAAAAAGGGATACATGGAAATTGCGGTTCGGATTACGCTGTTCGAGCCTTCTCCACCTTCTCTGGTCTTTTTCTGGTTAATAAACGTAGGAGCAAAGTTGACAGTTACTTTGGCCCATTTATTTAATTCGATGTCGAAGTTGGAACGGAAAGCAAATCTTTTCATTCCGGTACATATCAGAATACCTTCCTGGTCGAAGTATTCTCCGGAGATTCGATAGCGCATATTTTTACTTCCTCCTGCGATAGACAGATTGTATTTCTGCTGAATGGCATTTTGGAAGATGGCATCTTGCCAGTCTGTGTTGAGGTTTTCGTCGAAAGGAAAATAATCCTGGCTCTGGTTTGTTGTGTAACGGAATCTTTCATTCAGATTCTTATCTTTATAATATTCCAGCAATTGGGCTGTGTTCATCAATTCAAACTTATGTTGTATTTGTGCTATGGTGGTTGCGGCATTGATAGTTACTGTCGGTTTGGCACTTTCACCGCGTTTGGTCGTGATAAGTATTACACCATTGGCACCACGCGAGCCATATACAGCGGTTGAGGCGGCATCTTTCAGAATCTGAATGTTGGATACATCATCAGGATTGACTGCTGACAGGCCGCCTTCCATCGGTATTCCGTCGACAATGTATAAAGGTTCCGAGCCAGCAGTAACGGTACCGATACCACGAACTTCTACATTAATATCACCACCGGGAGTTGCATCGGAAGTCTGTATACGAACTCCGGGCACTAAACCCGAGATGGTCTGTTCGATGGAAGAACCTACATATCCAGATAATTCTTCGGATTTGATGGAGGTCATGGCAGACGTTATTGTTCTTTTGGTCTGCGTTCCATAGCCAATGACTACAGTTTCATCCAACATATAGCCGTCTTCAATCATGACTACCTTAATAAGTTTCTTTGGATCTTTGATTGTGATCTCTTGTTTTTGAAATCCGATAAACGAAAATTCAAGAATTGGATTTTTACCTTTCGTTTGAATTTTGAAAGTGCCATCAATAGTAGTGGTGGTCCCATAATTGGAATTTTGGCAAAGGACATTCACGCCGGGTATAGGCTGTCCTTGCTCGTCAACAACAGTTCCTGTTGCAAATGTTCGGGCATTCTGGGCGTATGTATTTCCATCTGTATATGAAGAAACTGCAAATATGGAAAATACAATAATTAGGAAAAGAATGCGGATAGAAATAATATTTCTCATATAGTAATAAATTTAGTTATGCCACAAAAATACAATCAATATACTAATTTTTTATAGGATGTAAAGCCGCCAAAGAGAATTTGTAAAATAGTATAATATGTAATATGTTGAATAGTAGTTGTTTATGTGTAGTGGGCGATGGGGAAAATGTAATAGGTCTGTGAACTGTTTATAGTTGAGGAAGGTGTTGAATATGGAGATATCGGATTTTATATTCATTTTTACCATAACTACATAAATTGTCTTTATTTGCAATGTATTCATTTGATATATAGAACTTTGTCTGTTGGTAGACTTACTTTTATCTTAAAATGGAACCAGATGTGGCTCAATGGTATTAGCATTTCGTATATTTGCATAAATATAAAAGTATTTGTTTTCCCTTTCAACAACTAAAATCGCATAAAATATGAAGAATCACTCAAGACATTTTGTAGCCGCTACTTGTGCTTTAGCAGCATTTTCTCCTGTTGAAATGATGGCTCAGAAACAACCTAACTTTGTTATTATCGTTGCAGATGATATGGGATATGGTGATGTGGGCATATATGGTAATGAGTATATAAGAACCCCGAATATTGATCAAATGGCCCGGAAGGGGATGATGTTCACAGACTTCCACTCGAACGGTTCAGTTAGTAGTCCGACGCGTTGCGGGCTATTAACCGGACGTTATCAACAGAGAGCTGGTTTGGAGAGAGTTCTTTTGGTGCCCCGGAATGATAAAGATAAGGAGGTGGGACTTCCATCGGAAGAAATAACCTTTGCAAAAGTCTTGGGAGACAACGGATACCGGACAGCTTTGATTGGCAAATGGCATTTAGGATATTTGCAGAAACATCATCCGATGAATTTCGGCTTTCAGAAGTTTGTAGGCTTTAAGTCCGGAAATGTCGACTATCAGAGCCACCGCAACCGTTATGGTGATATGGATTGGTGGGATGGACTGGAAGTGAAAGATATGCCGGGATACACAACGACCCTGTTAACAACGCTCTCCGAAGATTATATAAAGGAAAATAAAGATAAGCCGTTTTGTCTGTATATAGCACATGCGGCTCCTCATTCTCCCATGCAGGGCCCTCATGAGAAAGCGATTCGTACAGAGGCCACTCCGGAAGGGGATAAAAACTCTGATAGATCGAATAAAGAAATCTATAAAGATATGGTAGAGGAACTAGACTGGAGTGTAGGGCGTATTCTGGAGACACTGAAGAAATATAAACTGGATGAGAATACTTTCGTTGTCTTTTTCTCCGACAATGGTCCGGTGATAAATAATGGAGGTTCTGCCGGAGGATATAAAGGTGCTAAAGGAAGTCCATGGGAAGGTGGTCATCGTGTTCCTGGCATTTGTTATATGCCCGGTACTATTAAAGAGGGTACAACATGCGAACAAACAGTGATGAGTTTCGACCTTTTTCCAACTATGCTGGATATGGCTGGCATTCATTATAACGATTCAAAGAAGAAACTGGACGGAACCTCTCTGGTCCCTTTGTTCAAAGGAGAAAATCTTGCTCCAAGACTTTTATTTTGGGGTAATGGTAATAAGACTATATCAGTGAGAGACGGTAAATGGAAACTGGTTCGTTACAATCAAAAGGGGGACATTACGCTGCATTTGTTTGATTTGAACAATGACCCATACGAGAAAAATAATTTGAGCAAGCAGGAACCTGAATTGGTTGAAAGACTGGACAAGGAGATTACCCGCTGGGCTGAGTCCGTCTATTCGGAAGTTCCTGATCAGTTTGCTCGAAAAGTACAGCGCACGAATAAAAAATAACACGTTAACATACATAGTAACTATGAAGATAGAAAAAACAGCCTTGTTGGCATTGGGAGCTGCTATGACTTCCGGTGCGGCTTTGGCCTCGAATACGGTTGATAAAGCGACTCCTAATGTCTTGCTGATTCTTGTAGATGATCTTGGATTGGGCGATTTGTCCTGCCAATATGCCAAAGATTTGAGTACTCCCAATATTGATCGCATCTTTGAAACGGGAGTACGTTTGGATAATTTTTATGCCAATTCATCGGTATCTTCTCCTTCGCGTGCCGCACTGTTGACCGGGCGTTTCCCGGCTATGGTAGGAGTGCCCGGAGTCATACGTCCCTCCATTGACCAAAATTGGGGTTATTTCGATCCGTCTGCCGTCACTATGCCCGAGGTGCTCAAGAGTGGTGGTTATAGAACTGCGCTGATTGGTAAGTGGCATTTGGGTTGGGAAAGTCCGAATCTTCCTAATGAAAGAGGATTTGATCATTTTCATGGCTTTCTTGCGGATATGATGGATGACTATTACACGCATCGGCGACAGGGAGGGAATTATATGTACCTCAATGACAAGGAAATCGATCCTAAAGGCCATGCTACCGAATTGTTTACTTCATGGAGTGTGGATTATATCAAGAAAGAAGCAAAAGAGAAGAATCCCTTTTTTCTTTATCTTGCCTACAATGCTCCCCATTCTCCTTTGCAACCTCCGGTAGAATGGGTGAACAA
The Bacteroides luhongzhouii DNA segment above includes these coding regions:
- a CDS encoding SusC/RagA family TonB-linked outer membrane protein: MRNIISIRILFLIIVFSIFAVSSYTDGNTYAQNARTFATGTVVDEQGQPIPGVNVLCQNSNYGTTTTIDGTFKIQTKGKNPILEFSFIGFQKQEITIKDPKKLIKVVMIEDGYMLDETVVIGYGTQTKRTITSAMTSIKSEELSGYVGSSIEQTISGLVPGVRIQTSDATPGGDINVEVRGIGTVTAGSEPLYIVDGIPMEGGLSAVNPDDVSNIQILKDAASTAVYGSRGANGVILITTKRGESAKPTVTINAATTIAQIQHKFELMNTAQLLEYYKDKNLNERFRYTTNQSQDYFPFDENLNTDWQDAIFQNAIQQKYNLSIAGGSKNMRYRISGEYFDQEGILICTGMKRFAFRSNFDIELNKWAKVTVNFAPTFINQKKTREGGEGSNSVIRTAISMYPFFPVKLPNGEYFSTLEYNLAPTKATDSRDPETGAFPTLTDSPLADNQDNPVRIAHEYKNETSQNRIVGGLNFELKLAKGLTFKPSLAIDIMSSENSIWYPASIGKNRTDSEASTTMTRKLMWINENILTYQKEFGDHNISAVGGMTIQSNQLNKLYTSAYHFATESLPSINGGVVNGGSYNKTEDRMLSYIARLTYDYKRKYMVQGVFRADGSSRFGKNNKYGYFPSISAGWAMTEEKFMKPLRKVLSELKLRGSFGLSGNNAIGDYNYETKMSQQSYIVDGSVVSGWAPSNIANPDLKWEVSKQTNLGIDIGLFHNRIFMQLDLYKSITSDMLLNTIVPSTLGVSRMLQNVGSVENKGIEFNIVSRNLTGKFKWTTTFNISANRNKVLALGLDSEAITDGVAESNITKVGYPIGMFYGNVFGGIYQSMEEIQALRNDPYSGLAFDPNVRPGDCKWYDLNGDGLYDDNDRTIIGNPYPRFNAGMVNTFSYKNFSFSFQLNGQYGNQIYNYTLRETLRGNNNSNLSIKVVDRWRSPESPGNGLADRTYTSNDVRPTTEMSKFTNRYLEDGSYLSIRNIQLSYTFDKKMLRKTFLNGLVLSFNIDNLHTFTQYTGMNPEANTFRSATAPGIDRTGYPLSRNFTMGLKVTL
- a CDS encoding sulfatase-like hydrolase/transferase, giving the protein MKNHSRHFVAATCALAAFSPVEMMAQKQPNFVIIVADDMGYGDVGIYGNEYIRTPNIDQMARKGMMFTDFHSNGSVSSPTRCGLLTGRYQQRAGLERVLLVPRNDKDKEVGLPSEEITFAKVLGDNGYRTALIGKWHLGYLQKHHPMNFGFQKFVGFKSGNVDYQSHRNRYGDMDWWDGLEVKDMPGYTTTLLTTLSEDYIKENKDKPFCLYIAHAAPHSPMQGPHEKAIRTEATPEGDKNSDRSNKEIYKDMVEELDWSVGRILETLKKYKLDENTFVVFFSDNGPVINNGGSAGGYKGAKGSPWEGGHRVPGICYMPGTIKEGTTCEQTVMSFDLFPTMLDMAGIHYNDSKKKLDGTSLVPLFKGENLAPRLLFWGNGNKTISVRDGKWKLVRYNQKGDITLHLFDLNNDPYEKNNLSKQEPELVERLDKEITRWAESVYSEVPDQFARKVQRTNKK
- a CDS encoding sulfatase family protein → MKIEKTALLALGAAMTSGAALASNTVDKATPNVLLILVDDLGLGDLSCQYAKDLSTPNIDRIFETGVRLDNFYANSSVSSPSRAALLTGRFPAMVGVPGVIRPSIDQNWGYFDPSAVTMPEVLKSGGYRTALIGKWHLGWESPNLPNERGFDHFHGFLADMMDDYYTHRRQGGNYMYLNDKEIDPKGHATELFTSWSVDYIKKEAKEKNPFFLYLAYNAPHSPLQPPVEWVNKVQERDKSLPVKRARLIALIEHLDYNIGKVIQSLEESGQLNNTLVIFASDNGGDRGSMANNGSTRGAKGDMFEGGIHVACALNMPGVFEGGRRDKHFVVMMDLMPTICDFVNVPVKHEIDGISVLDAIKGKPQNTEDRFVFWLRNEGGAQFGGKSQSAVRYNEYKLLQNLPFEKAQMFNLEEDSLETTPLPLQGDMFRKLNNAMTRHYRAWGAVPCQAPSK